A window from Candidatus Woesearchaeota archaeon encodes these proteins:
- a CDS encoding DNA-3-methyladenine glycosylase I, protein MKRCDWCKGNELYEKYHDEEWGVPVHDDNVLFEFLILEGAQAGLSWITILKKRENYRKEFDNFDYKKIANYNENKVDELMQNEGIIRNKLKINSAIKNAKAFIKIQEEFGSFNNYIWRFTNNKIIKNSWESIVQIPATTPLSNQISKDLKKRGFNFLGSTIIYAYLQAIGIVNDHVTTCFKYNTPY, encoded by the coding sequence ATGAAACGATGTGATTGGTGTAAAGGAAACGAACTATATGAAAAATACCATGATGAAGAATGGGGAGTTCCAGTTCATGATGATAATGTTCTATTTGAATTTTTAATTTTAGAAGGTGCTCAAGCAGGACTATCTTGGATAACAATTCTTAAAAAAAGAGAAAATTATAGAAAAGAATTTGATAATTTTGATTACAAAAAGATAGCAAATTATAACGAAAATAAGGTAGATGAATTAATGCAAAATGAAGGGATAATCAGAAACAAATTAAAGATAAATTCTGCAATAAAAAATGCAAAAGCATTCATAAAAATTCAAGAAGAATTTGGGTCATTTAATAATTATATTTGGAGATTTACAAACAATAAAATAATAAAAAATTCTTGGGAAAGTATCGTGCAAATACCAGCAACAACGCCCCTATCAAACCAAATAAGCAAAGATTTGAAAAAAAGAGGATTTAATTTTCTAGGCTCAACAATTATTTATGCATACCTTCAAGCAATAGGGATTGTGAACGACCATGTAACAACATGTTTTAAATATAATACTCCTTATTAG